Proteins encoded within one genomic window of Sulfurovum sp. XGS-02:
- a CDS encoding ribonucleoside triphosphate reductase, whose amino-acid sequence MIKTIIKRDGSSQKFVPFKIEDAIKKAFKSEVKTYDKSVFTELMGAIKNRDDISVEEVQDFIEKVLYRHQHFEVMKSFMLYRHMHKIQREQILGLDKDTTYINSTQTIKEYIDKSDWRVNANSNTGYSNSGLVNNTAGKVIANFWLDTIYSKEEGYAHRDGDYHIHDLDCLTGYCAGWSLRVLLDEGFNGVRGRVESEAPAHFREALGQMANFLGILQSEWAGAQAFSSFDTYLAPYVFKDGLSYDEIKKAVRSFVYNLNVPARWGQSPFTNITIDWTVPDDLKDQIPTRKQQHLFAGLNDEALMERATQRDESIQSLEGMTYRHFQPEMNLINKAYYEVMTEGDKSGQPFTFPIPTVNITEDFDWYGENTDILFENTAKIGSSYFQNFIGSQYVRNEKGERTLNKEAYKPGHVRSMCCRLQLDLRELLKRGGGLFGSAEMTGSIGVVTINMARLGYLYAGDEEKLLEKLTRLMEHAYATLEKKRIFIQEMYDRGLFPYTARYLPGFNNHFSTIGVNGMNEMVRNFSNDTHTIADEFGEGMAMRVLDVMREQLKEFQERSGNLYNLEATPAEGTTYRFAKEDAKRFDDIIQAGTKENNYYTNSSQIPAFHTDDPFEALMLQDNLQCKYTGGTVLHLYMREKINSAEAARKLVRNVIGNFRLPYITVTPTFSICEKHGYLSGEHEYCPKCDDEILWKAS is encoded by the coding sequence ATGATAAAAACGATTATAAAAAGAGATGGTAGTTCCCAGAAATTCGTACCTTTTAAGATTGAGGATGCGATCAAAAAAGCATTTAAAAGTGAAGTGAAGACTTATGATAAGAGCGTTTTTACAGAGTTGATGGGTGCGATAAAAAACAGAGATGATATCAGCGTCGAAGAGGTTCAGGACTTCATAGAAAAAGTGCTTTATAGACATCAGCATTTTGAAGTGATGAAGTCATTTATGCTCTATCGGCATATGCACAAGATCCAAAGAGAACAAATATTGGGCCTGGACAAGGATACGACCTATATCAATTCCACGCAGACCATTAAAGAGTATATCGATAAATCCGACTGGAGGGTCAATGCCAACTCCAATACGGGTTACTCCAATTCCGGGCTTGTCAATAACACAGCAGGCAAGGTGATAGCCAATTTCTGGCTGGACACGATCTACTCCAAAGAAGAGGGATATGCACACAGGGACGGGGATTATCATATCCATGATCTGGATTGTTTGACCGGATATTGTGCAGGTTGGAGTCTGAGGGTACTTTTGGATGAGGGGTTTAACGGGGTCAGAGGCAGGGTGGAGAGTGAAGCTCCTGCACATTTTAGGGAAGCATTGGGGCAGATGGCAAATTTTTTGGGGATTTTGCAGAGTGAATGGGCCGGGGCACAGGCTTTTTCCTCGTTTGATACCTATCTTGCACCCTATGTGTTCAAAGACGGACTCTCCTATGACGAGATTAAAAAAGCGGTAAGAAGTTTTGTATACAATCTTAATGTGCCGGCACGATGGGGTCAAAGCCCTTTTACGAACATTACCATTGACTGGACGGTCCCTGATGACCTGAAGGACCAAATACCCACGAGAAAGCAGCAGCATCTGTTTGCAGGCTTGAATGACGAAGCTTTAATGGAGCGTGCCACACAGAGAGATGAAAGCATTCAGTCTCTGGAGGGTATGACATACCGCCATTTTCAACCCGAGATGAATCTTATCAACAAAGCCTATTATGAAGTGATGACAGAAGGAGACAAGAGTGGACAACCCTTTACTTTCCCTATTCCTACGGTAAATATTACAGAAGATTTTGACTGGTATGGGGAAAATACAGATATCCTTTTTGAAAATACTGCAAAGATAGGGTCTTCTTATTTTCAAAACTTTATCGGCAGCCAGTATGTAAGAAATGAAAAGGGTGAACGCACCCTCAATAAAGAAGCGTATAAGCCCGGACATGTACGAAGTATGTGCTGTCGGCTACAACTGGATCTTCGTGAACTTCTTAAAAGGGGAGGAGGATTGTTCGGTAGTGCCGAAATGACCGGAAGTATAGGCGTTGTGACGATCAATATGGCACGATTGGGATACCTCTATGCGGGAGATGAAGAGAAACTTCTTGAAAAGCTTACCAGACTGATGGAACATGCCTACGCAACCCTTGAGAAGAAAAGGATATTCATTCAAGAGATGTATGATAGGGGCCTTTTCCCTTATACGGCAAGGTATCTTCCGGGATTCAATAACCACTTCTCTACCATCGGGGTCAACGGGATGAATGAAATGGTGCGAAATTTTTCCAATGACACACATACGATAGCTGACGAATTCGGGGAAGGGATGGCTATGCGGGTCTTGGATGTCATGAGAGAACAGCTTAAAGAGTTCCAGGAGAGATCAGGGAACCTTTACAATCTCGAAGCAACGCCTGCGGAGGGAACAACCTATAGGTTTGCCAAAGAGGATGCCAAAAGGTTTGATGACATCATCCAGGCGGGGACGAAAGAGAACAATTACTATACCAACTCTTCCCAAATCCCTGCATTTCATACGGATGATCCTTTTGAAGCATTGATGCTGCAGGATAACCTGCAGTGCAAATATACGGGAGGGACTGTATTGCATCTGTATATGAGAGAGAAGATCAACTCTGCAGAGGCAGCGAGAAAATTGGTGAGAAATGTTATTGGTAATTTTAGACTGCCGTATATCACTGTAACACCGACATTTTCTATCTGTGAGAAACATGGTTATCTCTCCGGTGAACATGAGTATTGCCCCAAATGCGATGATGAGATATTGTGGAAGGCGTCTTGA
- a CDS encoding Crp/Fnr family transcriptional regulator, which produces MHTIKEIPLFSELTEEQLKSVEEQMLVRHYLKDSIVFYEGDESEYLYILLEGRVKLFKTSPKGTKIHMHNFAAPEMIALFPVLGDIPFHATCKFVTDGTMGLLRVDKLYDCLHNTDFALSLISSLLKRMNILVELLHKETIYSSEAKIADALLNNTSIFERLKNNEIASILNMTPETLSRILTKLKKEKIVTIEEHVVTIIDASALEEIIETNSMKNVYSSTK; this is translated from the coding sequence ATGCATACCATTAAAGAGATACCACTATTTTCCGAACTTACGGAAGAACAGCTGAAATCCGTAGAGGAACAAATGCTTGTGCGGCACTACTTGAAGGATTCCATTGTTTTTTACGAAGGAGATGAGAGTGAATACCTGTATATCTTGCTTGAGGGGAGAGTAAAGCTTTTTAAAACAAGTCCCAAAGGCACCAAGATACATATGCATAATTTTGCGGCGCCTGAAATGATCGCACTTTTTCCCGTGCTCGGAGACATACCTTTCCATGCAACGTGTAAATTTGTGACCGATGGTACCATGGGACTGCTTCGGGTGGATAAACTTTATGATTGTTTGCACAATACGGACTTCGCACTCTCTTTGATCTCCTCTCTGCTAAAGCGAATGAATATCTTGGTAGAGTTACTGCACAAAGAGACGATATACTCTTCAGAAGCGAAGATAGCCGATGCGCTGCTTAACAATACATCTATTTTTGAACGCCTTAAAAATAATGAAATTGCGTCTATCCTTAATATGACACCGGAGACCCTTTCACGTATCCTCACAAAACTCAAAAAAGAGAAGATTGTCACGATAGAAGAGCATGTCGTCACCATTATTGATGCAAGTGCTCTCGAGGAGATCATTGAAACCAATAGTATGAAAAATGTGTATTCCTCCACGAAATAA
- the nrdD gene encoding anaerobic ribonucleoside-triphosphate reductase: protein MKNEKMLHVHEAQRTKCIVYTRVMGYHRPVESFNIGKKGEHQERKFFLQKASKNYVA, encoded by the coding sequence ATGAAAAATGAAAAAATGCTTCATGTTCATGAGGCACAAAGAACAAAGTGTATTGTTTATACGAGAGTCATGGGGTATCATAGACCGGTTGAGAGTTTTAATATCGGTAAAAAAGGTGAGCACCAGGAGAGAAAGTTTTTTCTTCAAAAAGCATCAAAGAACTATGTCGCATAA
- a CDS encoding exosortase/archaeosortase family protein, translating to MKRFIALYFLYLLILFTLFYADTSLLSKLVNEEQTKLTVFFLKMFLAPGQLQGIDIWINPHYKIIINQACNGLVPILFLFASIFAYPSTLLHKIYWMMIGYTVFTLVNVFRILLVVYFVEQKAGRENFYWSHDLMGNLLLMAVGLGLFITFIKTSSLSLSKRA from the coding sequence ATGAAACGATTTATAGCTTTATATTTTCTATATTTGTTGATTCTTTTTACGTTGTTTTATGCAGATACCTCTTTATTGTCTAAGTTAGTCAATGAAGAACAAACAAAACTGACCGTTTTCTTTTTAAAGATGTTTTTAGCACCAGGTCAACTTCAAGGTATTGATATTTGGATAAATCCACACTATAAAATCATCATTAACCAAGCATGTAATGGGCTGGTACCTATACTATTTTTATTTGCATCTATCTTCGCATACCCTTCCACTCTATTGCACAAAATATATTGGATGATGATAGGTTATACGGTATTTACACTGGTCAATGTTTTTCGTATTTTATTGGTCGTATATTTTGTAGAGCAAAAGGCAGGTAGGGAAAATTTTTATTGGTCACACGATCTTATGGGGAATCTATTATTAATGGCTGTAGGATTGGGATTATTTATTACATTTATTAAAACTTCTTCTCTTTCCCTTTCGAAAAGAGCATAG
- a CDS encoding DUF420 domain-containing protein, whose amino-acid sequence MDVMFQPGFLGTRAPLFMDIVSVIVALLPFLIFGAIMLAKKKNYTAHEKVQKLLFIVSVLVVGFFEYGVRMEGGYKNLMEGSSVSHDYLLYVLIFHIMISVVTLVLWIITLSRGNRYKKQSTLPGLYSQSHKVDGQRTFIGIILTMLTGAWVYALLFVF is encoded by the coding sequence ATGGATGTTATGTTTCAACCAGGTTTTTTAGGAACAAGAGCACCACTCTTTATGGATATCGTATCCGTCATTGTTGCCTTGCTGCCTTTTCTCATATTCGGAGCGATCATGCTTGCAAAGAAAAAGAACTATACTGCACATGAAAAGGTGCAGAAACTTCTTTTTATCGTTTCTGTACTTGTAGTAGGTTTTTTTGAGTACGGTGTCCGTATGGAGGGTGGGTATAAAAACCTGATGGAAGGGAGTTCTGTATCGCATGATTACCTTCTGTATGTGCTTATTTTTCATATTATGATCTCGGTCGTGACATTGGTACTATGGATCATCACACTGTCTCGTGGAAATCGTTATAAAAAACAATCAACACTTCCCGGACTCTATTCACAATCACATAAAGTAGATGGGCAACGGACGTTTATAGGAATTATCCTCACCATGTTGACAGGTGCATGGGTCTATGCATTGCTCTTTGTATTTTAA
- a CDS encoding serine protease — protein MRILWAIVLSTLFVAANAQQLNGTKEAIVKIYTVAKVPNYQEPWNSSMRSSTGSGAIIEGGYILTNAHVVANQSFIEVQRYGERKRYIAKVHAVSHQADLALLKVEDSAFFEGVTPLTFGSLPKVEQKIVVYGYPMGGSTLSATIGVVSRVEHHTYAHSGESFLAVQVDAAVNPGNSGGPALSNGKIVGVVMQMISKSQNIGYLVPVNIVKHFIEDMKDEKYDGFADLGLGTQKLENPAIRRYYGLDDHTSGVLIAKVVYHSPLAGLLKEGDILTAVDGHNVENDGTVEFRKHEFTHYQHFVDAYQMGEKVKFDIIRDKKHIQVEAPLKYVADDMYLVKTTRYDTMPRYFVYGGYVFSPLTRNLIVSTNRNRLLLSYLAGKWQEEDKSEVVVLLKVLASDMSRGDNDFAMWPIDKVNGEPFKDFKEFYEKMKAAKSDYIVIEDNDGVKVIIDRNEAQEKQGAILKKYNIEFDRSIDLRE, from the coding sequence ATGAGAATATTATGGGCAATAGTGCTAAGTACACTTTTTGTAGCTGCAAATGCACAACAGCTGAACGGTACCAAAGAAGCGATCGTTAAGATCTATACCGTGGCAAAAGTGCCTAACTACCAAGAACCTTGGAACAGTTCCATGCGCAGCAGTACAGGTTCCGGTGCCATTATAGAGGGCGGGTATATCCTTACGAATGCGCATGTGGTAGCCAATCAATCCTTTATAGAGGTACAGCGCTATGGAGAGCGAAAACGCTATATTGCCAAAGTACATGCGGTCTCCCATCAGGCAGACCTCGCACTCTTGAAAGTAGAGGATAGCGCATTTTTTGAAGGGGTCACACCACTGACATTCGGTTCACTTCCAAAAGTGGAACAAAAAATTGTTGTCTATGGTTATCCTATGGGAGGAAGTACGCTCTCCGCAACGATCGGGGTGGTTTCACGGGTCGAGCACCACACCTATGCACACAGCGGGGAGTCTTTTCTAGCCGTGCAGGTTGATGCTGCTGTGAATCCCGGGAATTCCGGCGGTCCGGCACTCTCTAACGGAAAGATCGTCGGTGTGGTGATGCAAATGATCAGTAAGTCCCAGAATATCGGATATCTTGTACCTGTGAATATAGTCAAACATTTCATAGAAGATATGAAGGATGAAAAGTATGACGGATTTGCAGATCTAGGCCTGGGTACACAAAAACTGGAAAATCCTGCCATAAGGCGCTACTACGGGCTTGATGACCATACTAGTGGCGTACTGATCGCAAAAGTGGTGTACCATTCACCGCTTGCGGGATTACTCAAAGAGGGTGATATCTTAACAGCGGTAGACGGGCATAATGTTGAAAATGACGGTACGGTAGAGTTTAGAAAACATGAGTTTACCCATTATCAGCATTTTGTAGATGCGTATCAAATGGGTGAGAAAGTGAAATTTGATATCATCCGGGATAAGAAACATATACAGGTTGAGGCACCTTTAAAGTACGTTGCTGACGATATGTATCTGGTCAAGACAACCCGTTATGATACGATGCCAAGGTATTTTGTGTACGGTGGATATGTCTTTTCTCCGCTTACCAGAAACCTCATTGTATCGACAAACCGAAATCGTTTACTGCTCAGTTATTTGGCAGGAAAATGGCAGGAAGAAGATAAAAGCGAAGTGGTGGTCCTGCTTAAAGTATTGGCTTCAGATATGAGCAGGGGAGACAATGATTTTGCAATGTGGCCTATAGATAAGGTAAATGGAGAACCCTTTAAAGACTTTAAAGAGTTTTACGAAAAGATGAAAGCTGCAAAAAGTGACTATATTGTTATAGAAGACAATGACGGGGTGAAAGTGATCATCGACAGAAATGAAGCGCAAGAAAAACAGGGTGCCATACTTAAAAAATATAATATCGAGTTTGACAGGTCGATAGATCTAAGAGAATAG
- a CDS encoding aldehyde dehydrogenase family protein, whose protein sequence is MSTIAQAKIFFGSTQENKEVQQERKSPFDGTVVSSAPVCDAEDTLKALKIAKAASKEAARSPLSQRISWLEDVAKRLTEEKEAFALMLAKEVAKPIAFSRIEVERCVETIRITAMELANLSGETLPTDIMPSGKKTLAYFKREPVGVVACITPFNFPLNLVAHKIAPALGAGNAVVLKPTPEAPMTAYMFAKLFVDSEHAIKDALSVVYGDAEVGSALVQSDIPRVISFTGSVPVGNIITKQAGIKKVSLELGGNAATYIDKSADLALAAARCAFGAFYNSGQVCISLQRIYVNEEVYDAFAELLAQETKKLKVGSPYEEDTFMGPLIDDESRERAKSWIASAKNEGAKVIAGGEEIEGIFPPTVMGDVTDDMKIICEEVFAPIVSLVAVSDYETAVEKMNDSPYGLQFSIFTNDLKITQRFIEDAECGGVVVNDIPTLRFDVQPYGGAKLSGVGREGPKWALEEFTEIKSVVIC, encoded by the coding sequence ATGTCAACTATAGCACAAGCAAAAATCTTTTTTGGTTCCACCCAAGAGAACAAAGAAGTACAACAGGAACGTAAGAGTCCTTTTGATGGTACAGTTGTAAGTTCTGCACCTGTTTGTGATGCAGAGGATACGCTTAAAGCACTCAAGATTGCCAAAGCTGCAAGTAAAGAAGCTGCAAGATCGCCATTGTCTCAGCGTATCTCATGGCTGGAGGATGTGGCTAAAAGGCTGACAGAAGAGAAAGAAGCCTTTGCTTTGATGTTGGCTAAAGAGGTAGCAAAACCCATCGCATTTTCACGTATTGAGGTAGAGAGATGTGTTGAAACGATCAGGATCACAGCGATGGAACTTGCAAACCTTTCGGGAGAAACACTTCCTACAGATATAATGCCCAGCGGAAAGAAAACATTGGCCTATTTCAAACGGGAACCTGTCGGGGTAGTAGCGTGTATCACACCGTTTAATTTTCCTCTTAACCTTGTAGCACACAAAATAGCACCGGCATTGGGAGCAGGAAATGCAGTGGTATTGAAACCTACCCCCGAAGCACCGATGACAGCCTATATGTTCGCAAAGCTTTTTGTGGATTCAGAACATGCCATTAAGGATGCGCTCTCTGTCGTCTATGGTGATGCCGAGGTAGGTTCGGCGTTGGTACAGAGTGATATTCCAAGGGTCATCAGTTTCACCGGTTCAGTCCCTGTAGGAAACATTATTACCAAACAGGCGGGGATCAAAAAGGTAAGCCTTGAACTGGGCGGTAATGCCGCAACCTACATCGATAAAAGTGCAGACCTGGCGCTTGCAGCAGCACGTTGTGCGTTTGGTGCTTTTTACAACTCGGGACAGGTATGTATCTCTCTTCAGCGTATCTATGTGAATGAAGAGGTGTATGATGCGTTTGCAGAGTTGCTTGCACAAGAGACAAAGAAACTGAAAGTAGGCTCACCTTACGAAGAAGATACCTTTATGGGACCACTGATAGATGATGAGTCCAGAGAGAGAGCGAAGTCATGGATCGCATCAGCCAAAAATGAAGGTGCAAAAGTCATTGCGGGTGGTGAAGAGATAGAGGGGATATTCCCTCCGACAGTGATGGGGGATGTCACGGATGATATGAAGATCATCTGTGAAGAGGTTTTTGCCCCTATCGTCAGTTTGGTAGCGGTATCTGACTATGAAACGGCCGTGGAGAAAATGAATGATTCACCGTATGGATTACAGTTCTCTATTTTCACCAATGATCTCAAAATCACACAGCGCTTTATAGAAGATGCAGAGTGCGGGGGTGTAGTGGTCAATGACATTCCGACACTTCGTTTTGATGTACAGCCTTACGGGGGTGCAAAACTTTCAGGTGTAGGAAGAGAAGGTCCGAAGTGGGCACTTGAAGAGTTCACAGAGATCAAATCAGTGGTTATTTGTTAG
- a CDS encoding anaerobic ribonucleoside-triphosphate reductase activating protein → MSHKPLYDITPFTVLDYPDHLAAIFWFSKCNMRCVYCYNKDIVLREGNMDEGEALAFLKSRRGLLEAVVLSGGEATLYKDLALFCKRIKELKFKIKLDTNGLNPEMVQLLVENSLVDYIALDYKAPKEKYLEITKDKHFDNFSRTLNFLIRKEFAFEVRTTVHSDLLRAEEINRIMNDLVKRGYGGTYYLQPFVFTENTIGKIQVAKAPLDTARISNALKVVWR, encoded by the coding sequence ATGTCGCATAAACCTCTGTATGATATCACGCCCTTTACAGTGCTGGATTACCCGGATCATTTAGCGGCTATTTTTTGGTTCTCCAAGTGCAATATGCGTTGCGTCTACTGTTACAATAAAGATATCGTCTTGAGAGAAGGGAATATGGATGAAGGGGAGGCCCTGGCATTTCTGAAAAGCAGGAGAGGGCTCCTTGAAGCGGTTGTGCTATCCGGGGGAGAAGCCACACTCTATAAGGATCTGGCACTCTTCTGTAAAAGGATCAAGGAGTTGAAATTTAAAATCAAGCTGGATACCAATGGATTAAATCCAGAAATGGTCCAACTATTGGTAGAAAACAGCCTGGTTGATTATATCGCACTTGATTACAAAGCACCCAAGGAGAAATATCTTGAGATCACAAAAGATAAACATTTTGACAACTTTTCCAGGACGCTCAATTTTTTGATACGTAAAGAGTTCGCTTTTGAGGTAAGGACAACAGTACATAGCGATCTGTTAAGAGCAGAGGAGATCAACAGGATCATGAATGACTTGGTCAAAAGAGGATACGGTGGTACGTATTATCTGCAACCTTTTGTCTTTACAGAAAATACGATCGGAAAGATTCAAGTAGCGAAGGCGCCTTTGGATACAGCACGCATTTCAAATGCCCTGAAGGTGGTTTGGAGATGA
- a CDS encoding DUF523 domain-containing protein produces the protein MMKKVAISACLLGEKCRYDATDNKDEALLKKLQGMELIPFCPEDFAFGTPRPTMDLIRTKEGDRALSNVSGEDLSAPVIAYATAFFENHPELELFIGKDRSPSCGVCSARVYDEDKNLLSENASGLMAKEAIKRKIHCIDAEEF, from the coding sequence ATGATGAAAAAGGTCGCAATTTCCGCTTGTCTTTTAGGTGAAAAATGTCGATATGATGCTACGGACAATAAAGATGAAGCGCTTTTAAAAAAGCTTCAGGGCATGGAGCTTATCCCTTTTTGTCCTGAAGATTTTGCTTTTGGGACACCTCGTCCCACCATGGATCTTATCCGAACGAAAGAGGGTGACAGGGCTTTATCCAATGTAAGTGGAGAAGATCTTTCTGCACCGGTCATTGCTTATGCTACAGCGTTTTTTGAAAATCATCCAGAACTGGAGCTCTTCATTGGTAAAGACAGAAGCCCAAGTTGTGGTGTATGTTCTGCAAGAGTCTATGATGAAGACAAAAATCTACTCTCTGAAAATGCATCGGGTCTGATGGCAAAAGAGGCAATCAAACGAAAGATACACTGTATAGATGCAGAAGAATTTTAG
- a CDS encoding type I glyceraldehyde-3-phosphate dehydrogenase has product MNAEKIRIFINGFGRIGRSAARIILEDSSFTLVGINDIYSFEQMAYLLKYDSIYGPLDHDMRVQEDCLVIGDQTVKLFCEPNPESMRIRALDVDVVLQCSGMFLTTESNVPWIQNGANRVIISTPVTDNTPTYIYGVNHKEYSKEPIISNSSCSANAIVPIFQILDKSFGIQSAMMSMYHSYTSYQNLLDAKHYSKDIRRTRSATQNIIPLMSSAAEATARFFPHLTEKLYAKSIRVPIASTTLYDLHIMLTGRYTKEEVNQLLEAEIRSAYGDVLDTTQNPNESDAYIMNPHSAVINLPFTTLVEGNLLRISAWQDNEYGYAKRLVDMAKVVHTRT; this is encoded by the coding sequence ATGAATGCTGAGAAGATACGCATTTTTATCAATGGGTTCGGACGTATAGGCAGAAGTGCTGCGCGTATCATACTTGAAGATAGTAGTTTTACGCTGGTGGGCATCAACGACATTTATAGTTTTGAACAGATGGCGTACCTTTTAAAATATGATTCGATCTATGGCCCACTTGATCATGATATGCGTGTTCAGGAAGATTGTCTTGTCATCGGAGATCAAACGGTCAAACTTTTTTGTGAACCTAACCCTGAAAGCATGCGTATAAGAGCTTTAGATGTAGATGTTGTTTTACAATGCAGCGGCATGTTCTTAACGACGGAATCTAATGTACCCTGGATTCAAAACGGTGCGAATAGAGTGATTATCTCTACGCCCGTAACAGATAATACCCCGACGTATATATACGGTGTGAACCATAAGGAGTATAGTAAAGAGCCTATTATTTCCAACTCCAGCTGTTCAGCCAATGCAATCGTACCTATATTTCAGATACTTGATAAATCATTCGGTATCCAAAGCGCTATGATGAGTATGTATCATAGTTATACGAGTTATCAGAATTTGCTTGATGCAAAACACTACTCAAAGGATATACGCAGGACACGCTCCGCAACGCAGAATATCATACCTCTTATGAGCAGTGCAGCTGAGGCGACAGCCCGTTTTTTTCCACATCTCACAGAGAAGCTCTACGCCAAAAGTATAAGGGTCCCTATTGCCAGTACTACGCTCTATGATCTGCATATCATGTTAACAGGCAGATATACAAAAGAAGAGGTGAATCAGCTTCTCGAAGCAGAGATAAGATCTGCCTATGGCGATGTCCTCGATACGACACAAAACCCCAATGAGTCAGATGCCTATATAATGAACCCTCACAGCGCCGTTATCAACCTTCCTTTTACCACTCTTGTTGAAGGGAATTTACTCAGGATTTCAGCATGGCAGGATAATGAGTACGGGTATGCAAAAAGATTGGTTGATATGGCAAAAGTAGTTCACACGCGCACATAG